The Hyperthermus butylicus DSM 5456 genome includes a region encoding these proteins:
- a CDS encoding tRNA(Phe) 7-((3-amino-3-carboxypropyl)-4-demethylwyosine(37)-N(4))-methyltransferase → MGPNPASTGAWGRIVDPVWEREKLEAWRRLWEDLEIGYLDTDILDVLVEFFLRPGSYSKSSCSGRITVIDAKYPWAKEETMTVFKKHEPVTVEEIRAVLGRPWSTRLWLSVQGPIYHVYTYSLEEARILLEAAREAGFKHSGILVPSEHPLVELRTGIRADILLADGDTVIVGEDEKLQHAVNVANEVLLQAKKRNERLLQALRYRRPARLWEPAVEEARRRGWL, encoded by the coding sequence ATGGGTCCCAACCCAGCCTCCACCGGTGCCTGGGGACGCATCGTGGATCCAGTCTGGGAGAGGGAGAAGCTTGAGGCCTGGAGGAGGCTATGGGAGGACCTCGAAATAGGCTACCTTGACACCGACATACTCGACGTGCTTGTAGAGTTCTTTCTCAGGCCCGGCTCGTACAGCAAGAGTAGCTGCTCGGGAAGAATAACCGTTATCGACGCAAAATACCCGTGGGCTAAAGAGGAGACCATGACGGTGTTTAAGAAACATGAACCAGTAACTGTGGAAGAGATTAGGGCTGTTCTCGGGAGACCGTGGAGTACTAGGCTCTGGTTAAGCGTGCAAGGCCCCATATACCATGTCTACACCTACAGTCTTGAGGAGGCACGTATACTCCTCGAGGCTGCACGTGAGGCAGGCTTTAAGCATAGCGGGATACTTGTACCCTCTGAGCATCCATTAGTAGAGCTTAGAACGGGAATTCGGGCTGATATACTGCTAGCAGACGGTGACACGGTCATCGTTGGGGAAGATGAGAAACTACAACACGCTGTAAACGTTGCCAATGAGGTGCTCCTGCAAGCCAAGAAGAGGAATGAGAGGTTACTACAAGCGTTAAGGTATAGAAGGCCAGCCAGGCTCTGGGAGCCCGCAGTAGAGGAGGCTAGGAGGAGAGGGTGGCTCTAG
- a CDS encoding CBS domain-containing protein: protein MSEPFRVSDYMSTPVVVVTPHSDLAHVRRLMLRYRIGRVVVIDEAEKPVGIVTMSDFVRLVAERFSSKPLVNIAVADIMTRDPVTIRDNRSLREAARLMIKHGVSGLPVVDEDGKLVGIITKSDIVRAFAEKLRGKFKVRDYMEADFPDATPWHSIYYVADLLYNSPVKRVLVVEGERLLGIIAPSDIAFLSELPMLAKTRIKPIRRFAELPKGRMGPVYSYVMLTAQDVMTPSPVTIGPDEDLALAAQLMLRHGFSSVPVVEDETPVGIVVKHNILKAIAGV, encoded by the coding sequence ATGTCCGAGCCTTTCCGTGTATCGGACTACATGTCTACGCCAGTTGTTGTTGTAACACCCCACAGCGATCTAGCCCATGTACGTAGGCTTATGCTTCGCTACCGTATAGGTAGAGTTGTAGTTATTGATGAGGCCGAGAAGCCAGTTGGCATAGTCACAATGAGCGACTTTGTCAGGCTTGTCGCAGAAAGGTTTTCAAGCAAACCCCTCGTAAACATTGCTGTAGCAGATATCATGACTAGGGATCCCGTAACGATACGTGATAATCGTTCACTAAGAGAGGCAGCTAGACTAATGATAAAACATGGTGTTAGCGGTCTACCGGTCGTAGACGAGGATGGCAAGCTTGTAGGCATAATAACTAAGAGCGATATCGTCCGGGCGTTTGCCGAGAAGCTCCGCGGCAAGTTTAAGGTGCGCGACTACATGGAGGCGGATTTTCCAGATGCCACACCATGGCATAGCATCTACTACGTAGCCGACCTCCTCTACAATAGCCCTGTAAAGCGTGTACTCGTAGTTGAGGGCGAAAGACTCCTCGGAATAATAGCACCGAGCGACATCGCATTTCTCAGCGAGCTGCCGATGCTGGCTAAGACTAGGATTAAGCCTATACGCCGTTTTGCTGAGCTGCCGAAGGGGCGTATGGGCCCCGTGTATAGCTATGTGATGCTCACCGCGCAGGATGTTATGACTCCAAGCCCCGTAACCATAGGGCCCGACGAAGATCTAGCTCTTGCTGCACAGCTAATGTTGAGACACGGATTTAGCTCGGTACCAGTGGTAGAAGACGAGACTCCCGTTGGGATAGTGGTCAAGCATAATATCCTCAAGGCGATAGCTGGAGTCTAG
- a CDS encoding proteasome-activating nucleotidase, translating to MQYSDANDHEAYLRKYIQQLERRVRELEAERSELRRELRRYRIEVDKLLSPPLIEAVVLSVLPDGRVVVKSSTGPNLVVNVSSNVDVSKLVPGAYVALNQRGSTIVEVLPEREDPYVKAMEVVDRPKVTFDDIGGLEEQKRELYEAIILPLKKPELFRELGIEPPKGVLLYGPPGCGKTLLAKAVASMTNATFIRVVASEFVHKYVGEGARIVREVFKLARRKAPSIIFIDEIDAIAAKRIDLGTSGEREIQRTLMQLLAELDGFDPLGDVKVIAATNRIDILDPALLRPGRFDRLIYVPPPDEKGRLEIFRIHTRRMKLGEDVDLAYLAKITEGATGADIRAIVMEAGYNALRAGRRVVMMEDFLAAVEKVMKKRRRPYATMPEYLDEAPTRATTSSEAAVMHI from the coding sequence ATGCAGTACAGCGACGCCAATGACCATGAGGCTTACCTCCGGAAGTATATTCAACAGCTTGAGCGCAGGGTTCGCGAGTTAGAAGCTGAACGCTCAGAGCTGCGCCGTGAGCTACGCCGCTACCGCATAGAGGTTGACAAGCTGCTAAGCCCACCGCTCATCGAGGCTGTTGTACTCAGTGTGCTCCCCGATGGCAGGGTCGTGGTGAAGAGTAGTACTGGACCAAACCTAGTGGTAAACGTCTCATCAAATGTTGACGTGTCAAAACTAGTGCCTGGAGCCTATGTAGCGTTAAACCAGCGTGGATCTACAATAGTTGAGGTTCTACCGGAGCGCGAGGACCCCTACGTAAAGGCTATGGAGGTTGTTGACAGACCCAAGGTCACGTTCGACGATATTGGTGGGCTAGAGGAGCAAAAGAGGGAGCTATACGAGGCTATAATTCTACCGCTAAAGAAGCCTGAGCTATTCCGTGAACTAGGCATAGAGCCTCCAAAGGGCGTACTGCTCTACGGGCCTCCCGGATGTGGCAAAACACTACTCGCTAAGGCTGTTGCAAGCATGACCAATGCAACCTTCATACGTGTTGTAGCATCAGAGTTTGTCCACAAGTACGTCGGTGAGGGCGCAAGGATTGTAAGGGAGGTCTTCAAGCTTGCGAGGCGCAAGGCGCCATCAATAATATTCATAGACGAAATAGACGCCATTGCAGCCAAGAGGATTGATCTAGGGACGAGTGGTGAGAGGGAGATACAGAGAACGCTAATGCAACTCCTAGCAGAGCTAGACGGTTTCGACCCCCTAGGCGACGTAAAGGTCATCGCAGCCACCAACCGTATCGACATACTTGACCCGGCACTGCTAAGGCCGGGCAGGTTTGACAGGTTAATCTACGTGCCGCCACCTGATGAGAAGGGGCGGCTCGAGATATTCAGAATACATACCCGCCGCATGAAGCTCGGCGAGGACGTAGACCTTGCCTACCTCGCAAAGATCACTGAAGGTGCTACCGGCGCCGATATAAGGGCTATAGTGATGGAGGCTGGCTACAACGCTCTACGTGCCGGCAGGAGGGTAGTAATGATGGAAGACTTCCTAGCAGCTGTTGAGAAGGTTATGAAGAAGCGCCGCAGACCGTACGCCACGATGCCAGAATATCTTGACGAGGCTCCAACGCGTGCCACAACGTCTAGCGAGGCTGCTGTGATGCATATCTAG
- a CDS encoding CBS domain-containing protein — translation MTVTAKVRDIMLTDYPAVEKNETLVQAVRIMERYDSDRVVVFSEGRLAGIMTKKDIMVKLATLRTRSVTPGRLHVSSFMTPDPKTIGPDASAVEAAQVMVGDNIGSLPVVEDDETVGLVTRWEIAKIVASLPDVKVVDVMITVPEVLRITNKVLHARQVLLRYNLLFVPVLDEEGRLVGYVTVDEVADAFLAFHDIVPEKYRKERIEHLLVDDIMRLRPPVVSPDASVVEAFERMSEKRSKGAAVVHEGRLVGIVTLNELVKLVAMRAAR, via the coding sequence ATGACTGTTACGGCTAAGGTACGCGATATAATGCTAACCGACTATCCGGCAGTCGAGAAGAATGAGACTCTTGTACAAGCCGTAAGGATTATGGAGCGCTATGACAGCGACCGTGTCGTAGTGTTTAGCGAGGGCCGCCTAGCAGGTATCATGACAAAGAAGGATATCATGGTTAAGCTAGCTACACTTAGAACACGCAGTGTTACGCCGGGTAGGCTACATGTCTCAAGCTTTATGACGCCAGACCCTAAGACTATAGGGCCCGACGCATCTGCTGTTGAAGCCGCCCAGGTAATGGTCGGGGACAACATTGGTAGCCTGCCAGTTGTAGAGGATGACGAGACTGTAGGCCTTGTAACGCGATGGGAGATAGCTAAGATTGTAGCCTCGCTGCCCGACGTCAAGGTTGTAGATGTAATGATAACTGTGCCTGAGGTGTTGAGGATAACAAACAAGGTTCTACATGCTAGGCAGGTGCTATTACGCTACAACCTCCTCTTCGTACCAGTTCTCGATGAGGAGGGCCGGCTAGTAGGCTACGTGACAGTGGACGAGGTCGCTGACGCATTCCTAGCATTCCACGACATTGTACCTGAGAAGTACCGTAAGGAGCGTATTGAGCACCTCTTAGTAGACGACATTATGAGGCTGCGTCCGCCAGTCGTAAGCCCCGATGCGAGCGTTGTTGAGGCGTTTGAGCGGATGAGCGAGAAGAGATCCAAGGGTGCAGCGGTAGTACATGAGGGTAGACTTGTAGGCATAGTGACGCTAAACGAGCTGGTTAAGCTAGTAGCTATGAGAGCTGCCCGCTAG
- a CDS encoding VTT domain-containing protein, with protein sequence MEFDVNAIVEALTKGYSPVIASFIISFVFNAIPYITAPYLVVIAGYGAILPDPISKLAVAITGGIGAALGKVVVFLLGRSVHRVLPSNMRENVVFFARTFQKGVFVAVFLFAALPLPDDVLYIPVGMAGYKLLPFFIAVAMGKTLITLLAVLLGDAVKQLVGGTDPIVILALIIASIIVSIIIARINWRKIIALYNERGIIRAFVELIIQVFLALLPSSIARRIEARVDSLLGGVEQQEPAGQHR encoded by the coding sequence ATGGAGTTTGACGTTAACGCTATCGTTGAAGCACTAACCAAAGGCTACAGCCCTGTAATAGCCTCCTTCATTATCTCGTTCGTATTTAACGCCATACCCTATATTACCGCTCCATACCTTGTAGTTATTGCTGGCTATGGGGCAATCCTCCCTGACCCCATTAGCAAGCTTGCTGTCGCTATTACAGGCGGTATAGGGGCAGCCCTCGGCAAGGTTGTAGTGTTCCTGCTTGGAAGAAGCGTACATCGCGTACTGCCGAGCAATATGAGGGAGAACGTAGTGTTCTTTGCTAGAACCTTTCAGAAGGGCGTATTTGTAGCTGTATTCCTCTTTGCTGCACTCCCACTGCCAGATGACGTGCTATATATACCCGTCGGCATGGCTGGCTATAAGTTGTTGCCCTTCTTCATAGCTGTCGCGATGGGTAAAACACTGATTACGCTACTAGCAGTGCTTCTAGGCGATGCAGTTAAACAGCTTGTTGGTGGAACAGACCCTATAGTCATACTAGCACTTATAATTGCAAGCATAATTGTCTCGATAATCATAGCAAGGATAAACTGGAGGAAGATAATAGCGCTCTACAATGAGCGTGGCATCATAAGAGCGTTTGTAGAGCTGATAATCCAGGTGTTCCTTGCGCTCCTACCCAGCAGCATTGCTAGACGTATCGAGGCCCGCGTCGATAGCTTACTAGGAGGAGTAGAACAGCAAGAGCCAGCAGGACAGCATAGATAG
- a CDS encoding Mut7-C RNAse domain-containing protein has product MRQVTRLKRPRFIVDSMLGSLARWLRMIGYDTVYAKGWHDSRILEEAATTGRIVVTRDRGLYRRALRRGLTAVLVSEDLAYSLALLSLKFGVELSIDPNQSRCPLCNAPLRPASKEEVRGRVPPRVYEAYDEFWVCTGCSQVYWRGGHWRGIRETLEEARKKLQIMMRRSSDRGPQHG; this is encoded by the coding sequence ATGAGGCAGGTAACTAGACTTAAAAGGCCTAGATTTATAGTAGACTCTATGCTAGGCAGCTTAGCGCGCTGGCTGAGAATGATAGGCTACGATACAGTCTACGCTAAGGGGTGGCATGACTCCCGCATACTGGAGGAGGCAGCGACAACAGGGAGAATAGTCGTTACCAGGGATAGAGGGCTCTATCGCCGCGCTTTACGCCGAGGTCTTACGGCTGTACTGGTCAGCGAGGACCTAGCATATTCTCTGGCTCTACTCAGCCTCAAGTTCGGTGTAGAGCTGAGTATTGACCCTAACCAGAGTAGGTGCCCGCTCTGCAACGCCCCGCTCCGGCCTGCTTCTAAGGAGGAGGTTAGAGGGAGGGTTCCACCAAGAGTTTACGAAGCCTATGACGAGTTCTGGGTATGTACTGGCTGTAGCCAGGTATACTGGCGTGGCGGCCACTGGCGAGGAATTAGGGAGACTCTTGAAGAGGCTAGGAAGAAGCTCCAAATCATGATGCGGCGGTCGAGCGATCGAGGGCCTCAGCACGGCTAA
- the hflX gene encoding GTPase HflX, with translation MAKVAVWKPSILVLPRGLARWEVREAYVLAETAGYRVVDVLYYRRVSSSKLLSDAKLEELAEKAKSLVGNEYARIIVYDNLKPREYFRIVKATGVNTIDRTMLILEIFSLHAGSREAKLQIELARLRHELPLVREAIRLSKLKELPGFLGPGGYAIDAYYRYMVSRIAKIKRELRELRRRHEIERSKRRSAGLPHIAIVGYASAGKTSLFNAITGLQKPVGPEYFTTITPKRRAISFNGLRTVFIDTVGFIMRIPPEIIEAFHSTLEEAATADVILYVVDVSEPDTVIAEKLDEGLQTLRRIGVIDKPLIIAANKIDLVPQEDIERLTRLLEGAASTLYPALEAVIPVSAKTGAGVAKLLCRIATLLAGTKGSTC, from the coding sequence ATGGCTAAGGTTGCTGTTTGGAAACCATCAATACTAGTGCTGCCCCGTGGTCTCGCACGATGGGAGGTTAGGGAAGCCTATGTGCTAGCTGAAACTGCAGGCTACCGCGTCGTAGATGTCCTCTACTACCGCCGTGTTTCCAGCTCCAAATTGCTAAGCGATGCAAAGCTTGAGGAGTTGGCTGAGAAAGCCAAGAGTCTCGTGGGCAACGAGTATGCAAGGATAATAGTCTACGACAACCTCAAACCAAGAGAGTATTTTAGGATAGTAAAGGCAACCGGTGTAAACACAATAGATAGGACAATGCTCATTCTCGAAATATTCTCGCTCCACGCTGGTAGCCGCGAAGCAAAGCTCCAAATAGAGCTTGCAAGGCTTAGGCATGAACTGCCTCTGGTCCGTGAAGCAATCAGACTCTCCAAGCTGAAAGAACTCCCTGGATTTCTAGGCCCTGGCGGCTACGCTATTGATGCATACTACCGCTACATGGTTTCCCGCATAGCAAAAATCAAGCGTGAACTGCGAGAACTACGTCGTCGCCACGAGATTGAGAGGAGTAAGAGGAGGAGCGCAGGCCTACCACACATAGCCATAGTGGGCTACGCGAGTGCCGGTAAGACCTCGCTTTTCAACGCCATAACCGGCTTACAGAAACCCGTCGGCCCCGAGTACTTTACAACAATAACACCTAAGAGGAGGGCAATAAGCTTCAATGGACTGCGAACAGTCTTCATAGATACTGTAGGCTTCATAATGCGTATCCCACCGGAGATAATAGAAGCGTTTCACTCAACACTAGAGGAAGCTGCTACAGCCGATGTGATACTATATGTTGTGGATGTTTCAGAGCCGGACACAGTTATTGCCGAGAAGCTTGACGAGGGGCTTCAGACGCTGAGGAGAATAGGTGTAATAGATAAACCCCTAATCATAGCAGCTAACAAGATAGATCTCGTTCCCCAAGAGGACATCGAGAGGCTCACAAGGCTACTAGAGGGTGCGGCATCAACCCTATACCCCGCCCTGGAAGCTGTGATACCGGTATCCGCAAAGACGGGTGCTGGGGTGGCTAAGCTGCTATGTCGTATAGCCACCCTGCTAGCAGGTACGAAAGGGTCTACGTGTTGA
- a CDS encoding CBS domain-containing protein, with protein MALLVSDVFSARTSYALPDTSIGELRRIIREYYVRVIPVVADEKTLKLIGVVRRGNLLYISSTRTEFTARDIMDEPKIVARPSDDARELADRLIETDEWYAPVVDDAGKLLGLVGLENIIGYVVNHEPEKLMKPVEEFMERNVVYVEPTTPVYKVWQVMMSKRFAALPVVSEGKLIGVIAEHDLIVRGFARPDFESPSGIRRGPLVRELMSTPPVTVLPTVPLLSAARLIVERYIGRVYVVDDDESLLGVVDRSDIVRAWLTAR; from the coding sequence CTGGCCCTCCTAGTATCGGATGTATTCTCTGCAAGGACTTCCTATGCGCTTCCCGATACGAGTATTGGGGAGTTGCGCCGTATTATCCGCGAGTACTACGTAAGAGTTATACCAGTAGTAGCTGATGAGAAGACGTTAAAACTCATAGGTGTTGTACGTAGAGGTAATCTCCTCTACATATCATCGACACGTACTGAGTTCACTGCAAGAGACATTATGGACGAGCCAAAGATAGTAGCCAGGCCCTCAGATGACGCTAGGGAATTAGCAGATAGGCTCATTGAAACCGATGAGTGGTATGCGCCCGTAGTGGATGATGCCGGTAAACTACTAGGACTCGTTGGTCTCGAGAATATTATCGGTTATGTTGTAAATCACGAGCCTGAGAAGCTTATGAAGCCCGTGGAGGAGTTCATGGAGAGGAACGTGGTCTATGTAGAACCAACTACGCCTGTGTACAAGGTGTGGCAGGTAATGATGTCTAAGAGGTTTGCAGCATTACCCGTAGTCTCGGAGGGCAAGCTGATAGGCGTAATTGCAGAGCATGATCTCATAGTTCGCGGATTCGCACGACCCGACTTCGAGTCTCCTAGCGGTATCCGGCGGGGCCCACTAGTCCGCGAGCTGATGTCTACTCCGCCAGTAACAGTGCTGCCTACCGTTCCGCTGCTGAGCGCTGCGCGGCTAATAGTTGAGAGGTATATTGGCAGAGTCTATGTCGTGGACGATGATGAGAGTCTACTTGGCGTAGTTGATAGAAGCGATATTGTACGCGCCTGGCTCACAGCAAGGTAG
- a CDS encoding putative metallopeptidase, translating to MPQLQFHRDRRLEQLVRRLIEALGLDYIDPERVYIVFSRGSRSLAHARIWGLPSPFVKLGLCEPMYVIEIVSENILRLRSCEDIVGVLVHELLHIPRTFSGGLRSHGDWARRSNIRRLVARLPRQLVEELCSIVVRGASRGE from the coding sequence TTGCCACAACTCCAATTCCATCGTGACCGCAGGCTCGAGCAGCTTGTGAGGCGGCTCATAGAAGCTCTAGGCCTAGACTACATAGACCCAGAGCGAGTCTACATAGTGTTTAGCCGTGGCTCGAGATCCCTGGCTCACGCACGCATCTGGGGGCTACCATCACCGTTTGTCAAGCTTGGCTTATGTGAGCCCATGTATGTCATCGAGATAGTTTCAGAGAACATTCTTAGGCTTAGGAGTTGCGAGGATATAGTTGGAGTTTTGGTGCATGAACTTCTCCACATACCGAGAACGTTTAGTGGTGGACTGAGAAGTCATGGTGACTGGGCTCGACGAAGCAATATTAGGAGGCTTGTAGCGAGGCTCCCAAGGCAGCTGGTAGAGGAGCTGTGTAGTATCGTTGTGCGTGGAGCTAGTAGGGGAGAATAG
- a CDS encoding CBS domain-containing protein, protein MSSEVEIAPEELKISDVMTPNVITCKPDDTVVDAARKMAKYSIGSVVVVDDKGTILGILTEGDIVRRVVARGLDPSRTLVRDVMTTNPVTIYSDATLAAAAEYMKRKGIGHLPVVNEQGRLVGIITKTDIVRLAPSLIEVLYLRHRESMEETI, encoded by the coding sequence TTGAGTAGTGAGGTTGAGATAGCTCCCGAGGAGCTAAAGATATCGGATGTCATGACCCCCAACGTTATAACTTGTAAGCCTGATGACACTGTTGTGGATGCGGCAAGAAAAATGGCCAAGTACAGTATTGGTAGCGTAGTCGTCGTCGATGATAAGGGCACGATTCTGGGCATACTAACTGAGGGCGACATCGTTAGGAGAGTTGTAGCTAGGGGTCTCGACCCATCCAGGACTCTCGTTAGGGACGTTATGACGACCAATCCCGTCACGATATACAGCGATGCAACGCTAGCAGCTGCAGCAGAGTATATGAAGAGAAAGGGTATTGGTCACCTACCAGTAGTTAATGAGCAAGGTAGACTCGTGGGTATAATAACGAAGACTGACATAGTGAGGCTAGCACCAAGCCTCATTGAAGTCCTATACCTCCGCCACAGAGAGAGCATGGAAGAAACAATCTGA
- a CDS encoding PhoH family protein yields MGALLEKLKPMSPGQEEMLKALTSDEYEIVGLFGPTGSGKSLFSVLYGIDAVLEGKYRRLIISRPVVDVVTGKELTAQELGPQYYEIASAYLRDILAGFIEWGEVEKLIRDGKIIFADTHYLRGRTFDDSIIFLDDSQNIPPESSVEILMRIGRNSKFIIAGDPVFQKPHGVERDGATVMREVLLGEENAKVVDLGLKDIVRPGARRGIRLLIEMRMRNRPLNEVEKKVIEAARIYAPDSDVITVVEFIDAKKQFEITAEHVPDALVIVKEGYLGRLVGRGGERIQKIEQDTELRLRAVELTLDFTNIIRAVHPVSWIYKHIVDVDFQGPYLAVKVRSDEFGAFVGQRGFHVKFIDAVFRKLLGVGVRAYEVTEEEEAGRRRRRR; encoded by the coding sequence ATGGGTGCGCTGCTTGAAAAGCTAAAGCCTATGAGCCCTGGCCAGGAGGAGATGCTCAAGGCCCTAACCAGTGATGAGTACGAAATAGTGGGGCTCTTTGGCCCGACCGGTAGCGGTAAGAGCCTCTTCAGCGTACTATATGGGATCGATGCTGTCCTTGAGGGTAAGTACCGAAGGCTAATCATATCAAGGCCGGTCGTTGATGTAGTGACGGGTAAGGAGCTAACAGCGCAGGAGCTAGGGCCACAGTACTATGAGATAGCATCGGCGTACCTACGCGACATACTGGCAGGCTTCATAGAGTGGGGCGAGGTCGAGAAACTAATAAGAGATGGTAAGATAATTTTTGCTGATACCCACTACCTACGCGGCAGGACATTTGACGACTCGATAATCTTCCTCGACGACTCCCAGAACATACCGCCAGAAAGCAGCGTAGAGATACTAATGAGGATTGGTCGCAACAGCAAGTTCATCATTGCTGGCGATCCAGTGTTCCAGAAACCTCATGGTGTTGAGAGAGATGGTGCCACTGTGATGAGGGAGGTTCTGCTCGGCGAGGAAAACGCTAAGGTCGTAGATCTAGGCTTGAAGGACATTGTTAGACCCGGCGCTAGGAGGGGTATAAGACTCCTCATAGAGATGAGGATGAGGAACCGCCCACTAAACGAGGTTGAAAAGAAGGTTATTGAAGCTGCTAGAATCTACGCTCCTGACTCCGATGTTATAACGGTTGTAGAGTTCATTGATGCCAAGAAGCAGTTTGAGATAACAGCAGAGCACGTACCCGACGCCCTCGTAATAGTCAAGGAGGGTTATCTGGGCAGGCTAGTGGGCCGCGGAGGCGAGCGGATACAGAAGATAGAGCAGGACACAGAGCTAAGGCTGAGGGCTGTAGAGCTAACACTAGACTTCACCAACATCATAAGGGCTGTCCATCCAGTAAGCTGGATATACAAGCACATAGTGGATGTAGACTTCCAGGGTCCATACCTAGCAGTAAAGGTTAGGAGCGATGAGTTTGGCGCATTTGTCGGTCAGCGCGGCTTCCACGTAAAATTCATAGACGCTGTGTTCAGAAAGCTGCTAGGCGTCGGTGTGAGAGCGTACGAGGTCACAGAGGAAGAGGAGGCAGGTCGTAGGAGGAGGAGACGCTAG
- a CDS encoding multiprotein bridging factor aMBF1 produces MTAQRRTTPLYCEMCGAPITGRAYRIVVEGTEMMVCERCYSRYMERSMRTGTDEPLRYRLTTTRRTTQPAPREPAASAVPALRRQQARRPAALRKRETSLGVVERYEVVEDYAERIRRARQRLGLTQRELAQKVRVGENVIKRIEAGTLVPPIDLARRLERVLGVKLLEPVVEEELEASPRSRRDEFYLTLGDIAEIRED; encoded by the coding sequence TTGACAGCACAGAGGAGGACTACACCACTCTACTGTGAGATGTGCGGCGCCCCGATAACGGGTAGGGCTTACCGTATAGTCGTTGAAGGCACTGAAATGATGGTATGTGAACGTTGCTACAGCCGCTACATGGAGCGCTCAATGCGTACGGGGACAGATGAGCCTCTACGCTATCGCCTCACTACAACCCGACGAACAACACAGCCAGCCCCTAGAGAGCCGGCGGCATCAGCAGTGCCGGCTCTGCGGAGGCAACAAGCGAGGAGGCCAGCGGCTCTCAGGAAGAGAGAGACAAGCCTAGGTGTTGTTGAACGCTACGAAGTGGTTGAGGACTATGCTGAGAGAATTAGGAGGGCTAGGCAGCGCCTCGGCCTAACCCAGCGCGAGCTAGCCCAGAAGGTGAGGGTCGGCGAGAACGTTATCAAGAGGATTGAAGCTGGCACACTAGTACCGCCAATAGATCTTGCTAGGAGGCTAGAGAGGGTTCTCGGCGTAAAACTGTTGGAACCAGTGGTCGAGGAAGAGCTGGAGGCAAGCCCCCGCTCTAGGAGGGACGAGTTCTACCTAACGTTAGGCGATATAGCCGAAATAAGGGAGGACTAG
- a CDS encoding CBS domain-containing protein, translating to MRRSTVVPPRRRPEGIRWLRSDGKPNFSDRIHRHEGEAKLLAKRPVYTTTRTSTILRLLEDMTRYNVRAMPVIVPNKETLEGMVTVMDAVSYLGGGELYDIVVKRHGRNIYAALLKEYVSSIMNPNPVYVTVDDKLTKILEVMVTRNVGVLPVLYHDGTIWGIITEHDIVGYLAEKTVGRRVSEVMTTNVITISVDATLKEAMETMIKYGVRRLPIVADNSVWGMITAKDIVRFFGSHEVFTFVETGNVEEALATPVKIVGVNDYVTISPDADVGEAAKLMIDKGVSSLLVVEEGKLTGIITERDILYALAIAPS from the coding sequence ATGAGAAGGAGTACAGTAGTACCTCCCAGAAGAAGGCCCGAAGGTATTAGGTGGCTTAGAAGTGATGGGAAGCCGAACTTTAGCGATAGGATACACCGGCACGAGGGCGAGGCAAAGCTACTGGCAAAACGCCCCGTCTACACTACAACGCGCACCTCTACTATCCTGCGGCTCTTAGAGGATATGACACGGTATAATGTGAGGGCTATGCCGGTTATAGTGCCTAACAAGGAGACACTTGAGGGAATGGTTACCGTTATGGATGCTGTGAGCTATCTTGGCGGCGGCGAACTCTACGACATAGTGGTTAAGAGGCATGGTAGGAACATATATGCAGCGCTACTAAAGGAGTACGTGTCATCAATAATGAACCCTAATCCAGTCTACGTCACCGTAGATGATAAGCTTACAAAGATACTTGAGGTAATGGTTACGCGGAACGTTGGGGTACTCCCAGTCCTATACCACGACGGGACGATATGGGGCATCATAACAGAGCACGACATCGTAGGATACCTGGCAGAGAAGACTGTTGGTAGGAGGGTCTCAGAAGTAATGACGACTAATGTGATAACAATAAGCGTTGATGCAACCCTTAAAGAGGCCATGGAGACAATGATTAAGTATGGTGTGCGTAGACTGCCAATAGTTGCAGACAACAGTGTCTGGGGCATGATAACGGCAAAGGACATAGTTAGGTTCTTTGGCAGCCACGAGGTATTCACCTTTGTTGAAACAGGAAATGTTGAAGAGGCCCTAGCTACGCCCGTTAAGATTGTAGGCGTAAATGACTACGTAACCATTAGCCCAGACGCAGACGTGGGTGAAGCAGCGAAGCTAATGATTGATAAGGGTGTTAGCAGCCTATTAGTCGTCGAGGAGGGGAAGCTGACGGGAATAATAACTGAGAGAGACATACTCTACGCGCTTGCAATAGCACCAAGTTAA